A segment of the Pedobacter faecalis genome:
AAAGGGGTCTTTTTCGGAGTAGACGACCCGTTCCCATAGTTCGGACGTAGCCATGTCATTAAACGAACCCGTAGAGGTCATTTTATCCAGACCGTCAAATTTGAGTTTGAAGGAAAAAGTCTTGCCGATCATGAAGGCCGACTCTTGGTTGACGTGCAGGATCGTTTCGGTGTATGTACTGTCTTTGATCTCGTAGGTTCCAAAGATACTCGTCGTTGTAACCTTGCTGGCAGAATCTACCTCCGTCACTATAAAGTGTGTGGGCGTGTAGGATTTGTATTTTATAAACCTGTTGTGGTTCTCGTTATTGTTTGGGTGGTTACCGTACTGAAACTTTTTGATCTTCCAGGTGCCCAGCAGAAGCTCTGCATAGCTTTGGCTGTAGGCGCTTACAGCGCTTAGCGCTATAAGGGTGAGGGTTAATATTGATTTGGTCATGATGAGAATGGTTAGGAAAGTAAGATACGTAATAATTCTCGCGATACATGAAAATAAAAAAGCTTTTCAGTTATATGAAAGACTCTATTTTTTCTCGATTTTAACAAGTCCATACCTGGTAGTCAGATAGATATTTCCCTTGGTATCTTTGCCAATATCAGTCACAAAGGAAGAAGGGACTTGTGAATTTTTATTATTGTAAAGCTCCCAGCCGTCCTTTAAGTCGAATCTCACCAGTCCAGCTAGTGCTGTGCCAATCCACAATACATTTTCCTTTTCATCATATAACATTGGTCCAACGTCATTTACAGGTATACCGGAATTCTCGATCGTAAGCTGTTTCCAGGAGCCGTCTGGTTTAAACACAGCAATACCTTCATTTCTGATCAATCTTTTGCGGTCAGCAGGGGCATATTCGTAAAGTCCGAAGTATAAATTACCTTGACTGTCTTCTTCCAGGGCTGTTATACACTTATCCTTCAGCACAGTACTGCCGGCGTTAAAATCTGTTGCAGTGCCGTCCAGATCAATCATCACAGAACCGCTAAAAGTTCCAATCCAGATACGACCCTTCTTATCCTTTTTAGCATAATTTACCCGGTCAGAAGGCAGCGCTTTTATATTGGCCTTGTTAATTACAGACCAGACTCCATTTTTATTAATCACCAACCCCTGGTCTGAAGTGAAATAGACTTCTCCCGACGCCGCATTATTGACGATGCTATAGCCCCTTTTAATGCCTGTTTTGAGAGAGTCGTAAAGTACCCAGTCCTTATTATTATAACTATATAAACCGGACTCAGTATAAAACCATTTGACATTTGAATTATCTGTTGCCATTCCTTTCACATAATAATACTTGGCAGGTAGTAAAACGCCTCTGTCAACCTTCTGCACTTTCCCGTTTTGTACGCAATACAAATCATTGGTTGTATCATAGAAAACGATATCCTCGTGATCAATCGTCAAATGGTCGCTAAGGTTACCCTTCATGATGGAATTCTTGGAATTCCAGACGGTCATTTTATAAGACGCCAGGTGCGCATTATCATATTTATAATGCTTATTTTGGATATCCGGATCCACAGGCCGGTCAAACAAGGCAGTTGCGAACTCTTCTGTTACCCGCTGTATTCGGCCAGAGAGCTTCCCGTTTAAAACATCTATTGCTACATTTACAGAAACCCTACCTTCAATTTTCCCATTTGTAGAGGCAGGCGACCAGCCTGTAAAGTCATTTAGGGCCATTACAACTTTTTCCGATAGCATCCGCCCATTTACATCGGTATGGCTCAGCACACAACCCTTACCCGTCGAATCTACCAAAACCTGGAACAGAATAGACCCCCTTAGATTGTTCACATTGTTGTGTGAATTCAAATACTGGATCATTTTCGAAAACTTAAGGCTATCGGCACCAACTTTAACGTCTCCACAATCCAAACAGAATTTGGAAGTCGGGCAATTGTTCAGCTTCTTAGGGAAAATGTTTTGTGCATTGGCATAATGCACTATACTCAGCAGCAGGAGTGTGAATAAAAATTTCTGTGTTTTGATAAACATGAGTAACGTAAAACTTAGGCAAGCAAGATACAGAGATATTTCAAAAAATATGTAATTGCGTCATCTTACAGTTGTGATTGTGTACAGGGTATAACAATAGTACAATTAGCACTAAATGACAAAAGCCTTTCAGATAACTGAAAGGCTTTTTGTGTGGGAGATACTGGGTTCGAACCAGTGACCCCCTGCTTGTAAGGCAGGTGCTCTGAACCAGCTGAGCTAATCTCCCTAGTTCTGCCATTTGTTTTAAAACAGTCGGCTCTGTTTTTGTGGGAGATACTGGGTTCGAACCAGTGACCCCCTGCTTGTAAGGCAGGTGCTCTGAACCAGCTGAGCTAATCTCCCTAAGGTTCTGTCGTTTTTAGCCCGACCAGGCTCCCCTGATTTGGGATTGCAAATATACAGCCTTAAATCATTTATGCAAAAAAAGATCGTGCTTTTTATGAGAGTACTTCTTCAAGGACGAGGTGTGAGTGGATTTCTCCGAAGGATGCGGTGTGTAACCGGTAGTAAATCAGCAATTTATCAAGCAGTATACGCCTGCTTGCATTATTTATATGAAAATCATCGAGTCTCTCAAATGGTGTCACAAATAGTGCGGTGAAAAGGTTCGCCTGCGAGAGGTCAAGGAAATTGCCGTGTCCGGGTATGCGCTGACAGAATTCGCCCTCGTGCAGGTCGAAGTAGTCGTCGCCGGCTCTTTTTTCGGTATTGGGCGCAAATCCGAGGTATTTGGAGAGTTTGATGAGGAAGGAGAGGTGAAAGTTGACGTTGAGGTCTTCGCAGGCGTCGAGCCAGCATATGGCGTGGTACAGGTAATCGAACAGGTGCTCGTCGGCAGTTTGCTGTCTGATGCTTTTGTAAAGGACTTCGTTGAGGAACATCACCATGGTGCGTTTAACCACATCGTAGGGGATGTTGGCGAAAACGGGTGAGGGGCGGAGTTCTGAGACGCGCTGAATGCTGGTGTTGGTTTTGTGGTACACGATCATATCGGCGAGGTGGAGCGGTTGCAGCATATTCATGCTGATTTTGGCCCGGGGCTTTTTAACGCCGTTGATCATGTATGATTGTATGCCGAATTTTTCTGTAAAGATTTGCGCGACAACACTGCTTTCGCTGTATTGCGTTGTTTTGAGCACGATGCCGCGGGTTTTATGTAGCATAGTTTTGCAGTATGACTTTCTTGTTCCTGAACACGGCAATCTGCTCACCGCTTTCGTAATGCCGGAATCTTAGTTCTTCGCCCGCCTTAAGCTGCCTTTTTACGGTGCAGTAGATGTGCAGGCATTTGATCCAGTTTTCGGCGGTAGCTCGGTCTTTCCAAATTTGGGGGTACACGAAAACATCGTTGCCTTCAAAGCGAAGCAAAGATTTTTCTGCAAGACCATGTACATTGGCAATGATCTTGGCGGTCTGCGCTGCCGTGCTGGCCTGCTGATGTACTTTTTTCCTGGCGTACATGCTTTAGTATATAATTGGTGTCAGGTAAATCTGTCGGCTACTCAAGCAACAGCGGATCTTCCTCGTCGGTCAGGCTCAGTTGTATGCTGTCTGTCCCTGCGATACCTTCTATAGAACCCCTGATGTGCGCGGCATTAAGCAATACTTTTTCCAGCTGTTTCTCACGTGCTTTCCAAAGCCGTTCCATGGCATCGCGCTCTTTCTGTATGGAGAGTTTCATGCTCATGAAGCCTTCACGGATGGCTTTCCACTGTTCCGAAAATTCGTTGCTGGTGAGGTAGTCGTACAGCATGTGCATTTTATCGCCCCGGTTTTCCTGAGATCTTGTGGCCCCGGCAAGTTTGATGATCCCGTCGCGGAGGATATAAGACACGGCTTTCACCTCGTCAAATGAACAGATCCACACGCCATCTTTTTCACCGAAGCAGTCCATCCCTTTGGGGTAACATTGGGTAACGATTACGGCCACGTCTACGCCCATACTGCGCATGTCTTTCTTGAGTTTCTCGATCCAGTCGTTAGAAAAATCCTTGGTGCGTTTGCTTTCATAAATGATCTTCCCGCATTCCTGGCCAAACTGGTTGCGTACCAGGTGTACGCAGTCGGCCCCGCGCACGCCTTTACCCACCTCGGTAATGAGGTCAAAGGGAAACGAATTTCGCAGCAGTTCCTCTAAGATCAGTTCCTGGACTTCGCCCTGCAACTGCATAGAGCCCTGTTCGGCTTTGCGCTTCATCTCCTCTGCGAGTTTCTTCTGATCTTCCAGCTGCTTCTCCAACTCTTTTACCCTGAGCTGATGTTCGGTTTCCTTGATGTTGTTTTTTTCAGCCTCCTGCTTTCTGATCTGATCGGCCATTTCTGCCCGCTGTTCCTGAAGCTTGCGCTGCAGTTGAAGCTCAAGTTCTTCCTCTTTCTGCTTCATCAATTGTTCCTTTTTCAGGAAGTCGAGTTCCTTTTGCCGGGCTAGACGAAGCTTTTCTTCGTTTTCCTTGTTGGCATTGTCGAGCAGTTGCAGTTTATTTTCAAAATCGCTGCTGATGCGCTTGCGCAGGTTCTCTTCCAGCGTAGCCTGTAAAAGTTTCTTCTCCTGTTCGAGTTTTTGCTCATAGGCAAGGGCCTGCTGCCGCTGCTGTTGTTCAAAGCTGGCCTGCAATTTTTGCTGCTGCTGGAGGAATTCCTGCTGTTTTCGGGCAAATTCTTCTTCCTTCTGCTTGGTGAAGGACACCATTTTGTCCCTGAGGTCTTTCTTGTATTCTTCGGCCATAACTTCCTCAATAGGGAAGCTATGGGAACATGCTGGGCACTTTATTTCGGTTGCCATTTCTCTCCTCCTTTATTTTTGTCGCCTTACAAACAGGCTTTCGGCAAACTTGGCCGATACACTTTTTGGCTCGCCGCCCTCTACTTCGATGTTCATGGAGCCATCAAAACTAATTACTTCCCTAACGGTGATTTTTGAGCCAATGGCGATGTTCAGTTTTTCCAGGTATTGCAAGAACAAGGTCGACGTGTCTTTTACGGCCACCACGGTGCAGGTTTCGTCTTCCACGATTTCCGACAATAGTACTTTGGCCGCTTCAGGCATTTCGCCGTTGGCCTTCGGGATAGGGTCTCCATGCGGATCATACTCCGGGAATCCTAGGAACTCCTCAAGCTTATCTACCAGCTTGGCCGACTGGATATGCTCGAGTTGCTCGGCTACTTCATGCACTTCGTCCCAGCTAAAGTCAAGCTTCTCGCAGAGGAAGGTTTCCCACAACCGGTGCTTCCGCAGTATCGCGATCCCGTTCTTTTTACCTGCGTCGGTAAGCAGTATTTTGCCATATTTCTTATAAGAAACCAGGTCCTTTTCCTTAAGCTTTTTGAGCATGTCGGTAGCTGTAGCTGGCTTCACACCCAGGTAGGCGGCCATTTCATTCGTGCCTGCCTCTGGCTTGTCCTCATTCTGGAAGCTGAGCTTCAGCAAAGCTTTAAGGTAGTTTTCTTCAGTATAAGATAGCATAGATACAAACTTAGAGGAAATAGTTAGTTAAAGCAATTTAATAGATTGATGGAATTATTATTGTTAGGTTTATCTAACTTTTGTAGTTTTGGGTGTTTAATAATTTAATTATGAGGATTTGTACCATTGTGTTATTCGCATTTTTGATATTGTTTTTAAGTCCGAACAGAGGCTTGGGTCAGACCGATACGCTGACCAAGCAAGCCGACAGCCTGAATGAAGTGGTGATCAGCGGAACGCTGAAGCCCGTAAACCGGCTGGAAAGTCCGGTCCCCGTAGAAGTATACACGCATGGTTACTTTAAAAAGAACCCTACACCTAATATTTTTGAGGCTTTGCAGAATGTGAATGGAGTTCGCCCGCAATTGAACTGCAACATCTGCAATACGGGTGATATTCACATTAACGGACTGGAAGGTCCTTATACGATGATCCTGATAGATGGAATGCCTATCGTAAGCAGCTTGTCGACTGTTTATGGGTTGTCCGGCATTCCAAATTCCCTGGTAGAGCAGATAGAGATCGTCAAGGGGCCTGCATCTTCGTTATACGGCAGCGAGGCGGTAGGAGGACTGATCAATATCATTACCAAGAAGCCTAAAGATGCTGCAAAGCTTTTTGCCGATGTGTTTGCGACGAGTTTTAAGGAGCATAATGCTGACCTGGGGTTTAAGTTTGATGCAGGCAGGCTCGCCAGTGTGCTTACAGGAGTAAACTATTTTAAATACGGCAATGCGGTCGACCATAACCACGATAATTTTACAGATGTGACCTTGCAGGATCGTATTTCGGTGTTCCAGAAGTGGGCGTTTAAGCGGGCCGGGGACCGTATTTTTAACCTGGGCGCCCGGTATTTGTATGAGGACCGCTGGGGCGGCGAGATGCAATGGAACAAATCCTACCGTGGGGGCGACCAGGTTTACGGGGAAAGTATTTTTACCAGTCGCTGGGAACTGATCGGCACGTATCAACTGCCCTTGCAGGAGCGTATGTTGTTCTCGTTCTCATTGAATGCGCATGATCAGGACAGCCGTTATGGTACCACTTCCTTTATTGCCGATCAGAAGATCGCTTTCGGTCAGCTGGTGTGGGACAAAAAAGCGGGCATCCACGATGTATTGCTCGGTACTGCGCTGCGGTATACGTTCTATGACGATAATACATCGGCGACTACCCAGGCAAATCAGGCCATTTCGAAAGATACCTGGCTGCCGGGCATATTTGTGCAGGACGAAATCAGCGCCGGCAAACAGCACAAGTTTCTGGCTGGTCTGCGCTACGACCGCAACTCTGTGCACGGGAATATTTTAACGCCCCGGTTTGCGTATAAATGGAACCTGAATGCCAATAATATGCTGCGTTTAAATGCCGGTACGGGTTTCCGGGTGGTTAATATTTTTACGGAAGATCATGCAGCGCTGACGGGCGCCCGCGCTGTAAAGATTGAGGATAGGCTGAAACCCGAAAAATCGTACAATGTGAACCTGAATTACCTTACGAAAATTTACACCGCAGGCAATGCTTTTATCGGCATAGAGAGCTCGGCATTCTATACGTATTTCAATAACCGGATCATCGGGGATTTTGACAAGCATCCGGATTCCATTATCTACAGTAATCTGCGCGGACACGCAGTGAGCAAGGGCTTGAGCACAAATATAGACCTGACACTTCCGAACGGGCTGAAGGTTATTCTAGGAGCCACGTATCAGGATGTAGCGACCTACGAAGGCGGTGTAAAGCAACCTCAGATTCTGACGGAGAAATTTTCGGGTACCTGGGCGGTGTCGTACAAGTTCAAGCGACTGAATTTGTCGGCCGACTACACCGGTAACATTTACAGCCCGATGCGGTTACCGCTGGCGGGAGAATTTGATCCGCGCAAAGCATATTCGGATACATGGAGCATCCAGAACATCCAATTTACCTATAGTGGTTTTTCGCGCTTCGAATTATACGGAGGGGTTAAGAACCTGCTTAACTGGACGCCAAACCGTGGAAATCCTTTTATTATAGCCCGGGCAAATGATCCCTTTGACCGGGGCGTGACCTATGATGATCAAGGACAGGTTATAAAGACTTCGGACAATCCCTACGCCCTTACTTTCGACCCAACTTATGTGTACGGACCCAACCAGGGAATCAGGGGATTTTTTGGCATTAGATATACAATTAAGTAAAAGCAATCGCTTAACTTTAGGGCATGAAGTACCCTTCCACCTACCAGGCCGCAAGGCATATTGCACCAAAAGTAGAGGCTATTTTTGCTGCACATCTTGCCGCTGCGCGCGAAAATGGGGAGGACGACCTTGCGCCGCTTCCTACGCATGATGTTGTGGAGGCGGTTTTGGATGCGACCTTCTGGGCGAGTCTGAGAAAAGAGGAGGGGCATTCGCCAAAAATATCCCTTGCTTTCCTGCCTCCGCAGCAGGCCGGCAATCCGCTTCTTTTTAAACAGCGGTTTAAGCTTACACCCTCCACCCTCACCAAGCTTGCGCCAGGAATAGAGCGCTCGGGCATCCATTTGGGTGTATGGGCCGAAGAAGGGGAGCTTTATATCTGGGGAACCACGGTGAGCATCCCGAATTTTTGCTTTGTGGTAGATGTGTCAGAGCCGGCACTGCTGGTGATTAAGCATCGCCGGATTTATGGTTTCGGCAAGTTTACCAATGTGGCGGTGCTTAAAGGGGATCAGGTGAAGATGGTAGACGGACATATGGCCAGTACGCCGGACTGTCCGCCGATGCTGCTTTCCCTTCTGGACCTGACGGCGCCTTCGTACTGGAACGACTCTGTGAATGTGATGATCCAGCTCGCTGTGTCCATGCGTGCACATGGTCGGGGTGGCACGCTGCTTATTGTGAACCGCGAGAACAACAACTGGCTCCAGTCTATTATCAAGCCGGTACAATATCTCATTCAGCCTGCATTCAACGGTTTATCTAAGCTGCTGCTGAACGAACGTAAGGAGTCGAGCCAGATCTTCTGGCAAACAGCATTGAGGCGGGAGGTAGAACACCTGGCGGGATTAACTGCAGTAGATGGTGCTACAGTGATCAGCAGTTCCTTCGAGCTTCTTGCCTTTGGTGCGAAAATTGGTCGTGCTAAGGGCAAAGACAATGTGGATGAACTGGCTTTTTCGGAACCGGTTGAAGGTGGCGCAGCGGTAGTTGTACACCCCACGAAGGTTGGAGGGACCAGGCATCTGTCTGCGGCGCAGTTTGTTCATGACCAGCGTGATGCCACTGCGATGGTGGCTTCGCAGGACGGACACTTTACCCTATATAGCTGGTCTGACCAACAGGACAGGGTACAGGCCCATAGAATCGATGCGCTATTACTCTAATAGTTTACGGTCAGGAATAGATTACCGCTCCGGCGATGACCATAGCGATTAACAGCAGCATGACCACGCGGTCGTAACTGATCCATTGCGTTTTTGTAAGCGGCTTTGGTTGATTCTGAACCTTTTGTCGGACAAAAGTGAATGAAAGGGGATGTGTTTTGATCAACATAGGAAGATAGTATAGGTGCACTAAAATCATATCAAACCCCAAGCCATCCGTCCATGGATATGTGGAATTGTTAATAACTTTCTCTTTTTTGTTAATTACACACACTAACCGGACACATTAATCTTTTAATATCAATCTTTAAGAAAATATTGTATTGATAATCAGTCGGATATATTTGATACTGTTTCTTTTATAGTACTTTGTATTGCATATTACTGTATAAAACATATATCTTTGTTTTATGATAGCAGAAAACACACAGACGCAAATGCGTAAGGGCATACTTGAATATTGTGTGCTCTTAATTATCTCCAAAGGCGAGATTTACGCGTCGGATATTATTGCTGAGCTTAAATCGGCCAAGCTTCTTGTGGTGGAAGGTACGTTGTATCCTTTACTAACGAGGCTCAAGAACAATGGCCTGCTTGCGTATAATTGGGTAGAGTCCACTTCCGGTCCGCCCCGTAAATATTATGTGCTTACCGAGCAGGGCAGAGCAATCCTTAGCCAGCTCGACGCTACCTGGCAAGAGCTTTCCCATGCTATAAACACGTCAAAAAATTCTCAGGCAAACAAATCCGATAAATGAGCAGAAAATGAAAAAGACATTTAATATAAACATCGGCAACTCCATCATTCAAATTGAAGAGGACGCCTACGAAATGTTGGTCGCCTATATGAACGAGATAAAACAGCATTTCGCCCGGACGGCCGAAGACTTTGAAATTGTGACCGATATTGAGAACAGGATAGCCGAAATGCTTCATGAAAATCTTAGTTCAGGACAAAAGCAGGCCATCGGCATCGATGATATACGCTCGGTTATGGAGCGTATGGGCTCCGTGAGTGATTTCGAGCATTCCGCAGAGGCTGAGTTTGCAGACCCCCGGGCAGGAAGCGCTTATGCGTTTTCGGTGAAGAAGTTATTCCGAAATACAGACCAGGCGGTTATCGCCGGAGTATGTTCCGGACTTGGGCACTACCTCGACGTGGATGTACGCTGGGTACGTGTTGCTGCTTTCCTCAGCATTTTCGCAGGGGGGCTGGGTATCCTCACTTATGTTATCCTGTGGATCATGGTGCCAAAGGCAGAAACAAGGGTTGAGAAAATGAGCATGAAAGGTATGGAGGCTAACCTGCGCGGTTTTGCGAGCAGCAATTTTGATCCTTTCTTTAAGCAGAGCAAGGGATCGCTATCGGAGATGATGGACTTTGTGTCCGGTGCGTTGTCGAAGCTGTTCCGCTTTGTCTTCAAGCTTGCCGCAGTCTTGATCATCGCATGGGCATCACTGGCTTTGATCGGCTTAATGGTGGGTACTGTAGCCCTGATGGGTTTTTGGGATACGCAGGCGTCGGGTTATTTTCCATTCAATATCGTCAACGACAGTTATTTTAGTCCCCTGCTGATCTCCGCCTTTATTGTAGCCAGTATCCCCTTGCTTGCGCTGTTGCTGTTTTCCCTTCGCGTGGCGTTTACCAAGAGGCCAGTCAACCGCACGCTGTCTTTTGTGCTGCTGATTATTTGGTTGTGCGGCGTGGCGCCGCTTGCCTACTATATCACCCGTATCTCGTCTGAGTTTAAAGAGGGTGCCGAGTTTGCAGAGGTAGGTGAGCTAAAACCTTATCCGGTGTATACGCTAAAAATGGACAGGACCCGGTATTTTACGGCGGCAGATAGCCTGAGGTATAAAATTGACCGTAAAAACTATAAAGACAGAAAGATCTTAAACGATATAGACCACGAATTCGAGTCGCCCCGCAATGTGCGTATCTGGATCGAGAAGAGCGACAATGATAAGGCTTCAGTAACCCGGAACTTCAAGGCAAGGGGCCTGGACTTTGAGACTGCACTGATCAATGCGCGCAACATACATTATGATTTCAGTCAGACAGATTCGGTAGTGAACCTAGGGCATTCGATTCACCTGAGCAAAGG
Coding sequences within it:
- the recO gene encoding DNA repair protein RecO, with translation MLHKTRGIVLKTTQYSESSVVAQIFTEKFGIQSYMINGVKKPRAKISMNMLQPLHLADMIVYHKTNTSIQRVSELRPSPVFANIPYDVVKRTMVMFLNEVLYKSIRQQTADEHLFDYLYHAICWLDACEDLNVNFHLSFLIKLSKYLGFAPNTEKRAGDDYFDLHEGEFCQRIPGHGNFLDLSQANLFTALFVTPFERLDDFHINNASRRILLDKLLIYYRLHTASFGEIHSHLVLEEVLS
- a CDS encoding putative sensor domain DACNV-containing protein, which encodes MKYPSTYQAARHIAPKVEAIFAAHLAAARENGEDDLAPLPTHDVVEAVLDATFWASLRKEEGHSPKISLAFLPPQQAGNPLLFKQRFKLTPSTLTKLAPGIERSGIHLGVWAEEGELYIWGTTVSIPNFCFVVDVSEPALLVIKHRRIYGFGKFTNVAVLKGDQVKMVDGHMASTPDCPPMLLSLLDLTAPSYWNDSVNVMIQLAVSMRAHGRGGTLLIVNRENNNWLQSIIKPVQYLIQPAFNGLSKLLLNERKESSQIFWQTALRREVEHLAGLTAVDGATVISSSFELLAFGAKIGRAKGKDNVDELAFSEPVEGGAAVVVHPTKVGGTRHLSAAQFVHDQRDATAMVASQDGHFTLYSWSDQQDRVQAHRIDALLL
- a CDS encoding PadR family transcriptional regulator, which translates into the protein MIAENTQTQMRKGILEYCVLLIISKGEIYASDIIAELKSAKLLVVEGTLYPLLTRLKNNGLLAYNWVESTSGPPRKYYVLTEQGRAILSQLDATWQELSHAINTSKNSQANKSDK
- a CDS encoding DUF2130 domain-containing protein: MATEIKCPACSHSFPIEEVMAEEYKKDLRDKMVSFTKQKEEEFARKQQEFLQQQQKLQASFEQQQRQQALAYEQKLEQEKKLLQATLEENLRKRISSDFENKLQLLDNANKENEEKLRLARQKELDFLKKEQLMKQKEEELELQLQRKLQEQRAEMADQIRKQEAEKNNIKETEHQLRVKELEKQLEDQKKLAEEMKRKAEQGSMQLQGEVQELILEELLRNSFPFDLITEVGKGVRGADCVHLVRNQFGQECGKIIYESKRTKDFSNDWIEKLKKDMRSMGVDVAVIVTQCYPKGMDCFGEKDGVWICSFDEVKAVSYILRDGIIKLAGATRSQENRGDKMHMLYDYLTSNEFSEQWKAIREGFMSMKLSIQKERDAMERLWKAREKQLEKVLLNAAHIRGSIEGIAGTDSIQLSLTDEEDPLLLE
- a CDS encoding TonB-dependent receptor plug domain-containing protein gives rise to the protein MRICTIVLFAFLILFLSPNRGLGQTDTLTKQADSLNEVVISGTLKPVNRLESPVPVEVYTHGYFKKNPTPNIFEALQNVNGVRPQLNCNICNTGDIHINGLEGPYTMILIDGMPIVSSLSTVYGLSGIPNSLVEQIEIVKGPASSLYGSEAVGGLINIITKKPKDAAKLFADVFATSFKEHNADLGFKFDAGRLASVLTGVNYFKYGNAVDHNHDNFTDVTLQDRISVFQKWAFKRAGDRIFNLGARYLYEDRWGGEMQWNKSYRGGDQVYGESIFTSRWELIGTYQLPLQERMLFSFSLNAHDQDSRYGTTSFIADQKIAFGQLVWDKKAGIHDVLLGTALRYTFYDDNTSATTQANQAISKDTWLPGIFVQDEISAGKQHKFLAGLRYDRNSVHGNILTPRFAYKWNLNANNMLRLNAGTGFRVVNIFTEDHAALTGARAVKIEDRLKPEKSYNVNLNYLTKIYTAGNAFIGIESSAFYTYFNNRIIGDFDKHPDSIIYSNLRGHAVSKGLSTNIDLTLPNGLKVILGATYQDVATYEGGVKQPQILTEKFSGTWAVSYKFKRLNLSADYTGNIYSPMRLPLAGEFDPRKAYSDTWSIQNIQFTYSGFSRFELYGGVKNLLNWTPNRGNPFIIARANDPFDRGVTYDDQGQVIKTSDNPYALTFDPTYVYGPNQGIRGFFGIRYTIK
- a CDS encoding ligand-binding sensor domain-containing protein, giving the protein MFIKTQKFLFTLLLLSIVHYANAQNIFPKKLNNCPTSKFCLDCGDVKVGADSLKFSKMIQYLNSHNNVNNLRGSILFQVLVDSTGKGCVLSHTDVNGRMLSEKVVMALNDFTGWSPASTNGKIEGRVSVNVAIDVLNGKLSGRIQRVTEEFATALFDRPVDPDIQNKHYKYDNAHLASYKMTVWNSKNSIMKGNLSDHLTIDHEDIVFYDTTNDLYCVQNGKVQKVDRGVLLPAKYYYVKGMATDNSNVKWFYTESGLYSYNNKDWVLYDSLKTGIKRGYSIVNNAASGEVYFTSDQGLVINKNGVWSVINKANIKALPSDRVNYAKKDKKGRIWIGTFSGSVMIDLDGTATDFNAGSTVLKDKCITALEEDSQGNLYFGLYEYAPADRKRLIRNEGIAVFKPDGSWKQLTIENSGIPVNDVGPMLYDEKENVLWIGTALAGLVRFDLKDGWELYNNKNSQVPSSFVTDIGKDTKGNIYLTTRYGLVKIEKK
- a CDS encoding PspC domain-containing protein is translated as MKKTFNINIGNSIIQIEEDAYEMLVAYMNEIKQHFARTAEDFEIVTDIENRIAEMLHENLSSGQKQAIGIDDIRSVMERMGSVSDFEHSAEAEFADPRAGSAYAFSVKKLFRNTDQAVIAGVCSGLGHYLDVDVRWVRVAAFLSIFAGGLGILTYVILWIMVPKAETRVEKMSMKGMEANLRGFASSNFDPFFKQSKGSLSEMMDFVSGALSKLFRFVFKLAAVLIIAWASLALIGLMVGTVALMGFWDTQASGYFPFNIVNDSYFSPLLISAFIVASIPLLALLLFSLRVAFTKRPVNRTLSFVLLIIWLCGVAPLAYYITRISSEFKEGAEFAEVGELKPYPVYTLKMDRTRYFTAADSLRYKIDRKNYKDRKILNDIDHEFESPRNVRIWIEKSDNDKASVTRNFKARGLDFETALINARNIHYDFSQTDSVVNLGHSIHLSKGSNWRGQEVELIVRLPVGTRLNLHKDFHRYLSGNLYWDCDEGNDEHHVHELEYFELLMTANGLQCVHPKPKEPED
- a CDS encoding metal-dependent transcriptional regulator codes for the protein MLSYTEENYLKALLKLSFQNEDKPEAGTNEMAAYLGVKPATATDMLKKLKEKDLVSYKKYGKILLTDAGKKNGIAILRKHRLWETFLCEKLDFSWDEVHEVAEQLEHIQSAKLVDKLEEFLGFPEYDPHGDPIPKANGEMPEAAKVLLSEIVEDETCTVVAVKDTSTLFLQYLEKLNIAIGSKITVREVISFDGSMNIEVEGGEPKSVSAKFAESLFVRRQK